One window from the genome of Salvelinus sp. IW2-2015 unplaced genomic scaffold, ASM291031v2 Un_scaffold16393, whole genome shotgun sequence encodes:
- the sptan1 gene encoding spectrin alpha chain, non-erythrocytic 1 isoform X7, translating into MATTSPQRMDTSGVKVLESADDIQERRQQVLDRYRRFKELSGVRRQKLEDSYRFQFFRRDADELEKWIQEKLQIASDENYKDPTNLQGKLQKHQAFEAEVQANAGAIIKLDETGNLMISEGHFASETIRTRLEELHRLWDLLLQKTKEKGVRLLQAQKLVQYLRECEDALDWISDKEAMATSEELGQDLEHVEVLQKKFEEFQTDLAAHEERVNEVNQLAGKLSQESHPEAELIVRKQEEVNAAWQRLKGLAQQRQGRLFGAAEVQRFNRDVDETISWIKEKEQLMASDDFGRDLASVQALLRKHEGLERDLAALEDKVNTLGGEAERLQQTHPQNASQIHLKRDELITNWEQIRTLAAERHARLNDSYRLQRYTSDFRDLTSWVTEMKALINADELANDVAGAEALLDRHQEHKGEIDAHEDSFKATDEAGQALLNTGHYASEEVKEKLGVLTEEKESLLELWEVRRQQYEQCMDLQLFYRDTEQVDNWMSKQEAFLLNEDLGDSLDSVEALLKKHEDFEKSLSAQEEKITALDEFATKLIQNNHYAKEDVATRRDALLSRRNALHERAQSRRAALEDSFHLQQFSRDSDELKSWINEKMKTATDEAYKDPSNLQGKVQKHQAFEAELSANQSRIDALQKSGQELLDGKHYATDEVSVRMDEVSSQWKKLLEATELKGIKLREANQQQQFNRNVEDIELWLYEVEGHLASDDYGKDLTSVQNLQKKHALLEADVAAHQDRIDGITIQARQFQEAGHFDADNIKRKQEALMARYDALRDPMAARKQKLSDSLRLQQLFRDVEDEETWIREKEPIAASTNRGKDLIGVQNLLKKHQALQAEIAGHEPRIKAVTQKGEAMVEEGHFAGEEVKVKLEELNGRWDTLKGKAGQRRQDLEDSLQAQQYFADANEAESWMREKEPIVSSPDYGKDEDSAEALLKKHEALMSDLSAYGSSIQALKEQAQTCRQQVAPTDDETGKELVLALYDYQEKSPREVTMKKGDILTLLNSTNKDWWKVEVNDRQGFVPAAYVKKLDPTQSSSRENLLDEQGSIGLRQDQIENQPLAKEACSVSVRMKQVEELYGTLQELGEKRKDMLEKSCKKFMLFREANELQQWINEKEGALTNEEVGSDLEQVEVLQKKFDDFQKDLKANESRLRDINKVASELESEGLMAEEATMVQAQEQVMLGSAPGQDEADNKNASPWKNVRLAVQTTANFNTIKELNNRWRSLQQLAEERSNMLGSAHEVQRFHRDADETKEWIEEKNQALNTDNYGHDLASVQALQRKHEGFERDLAALGDKVNSLGETAERLIQSHPEAVDDIQEKCTELNTAWSSLVGRADQRKDKLGNSHDLQRFLSDFRDLMSWINGIRGLVSSEELAKDVTGAEALLERHQEHRTEIDARAGTFQAFEQFGQQLLARGHYASPEIQQKLEALDHERADLEKAWVQRRMMLDQCLELQLFNRDCEQAENWMAAREAFLASDDKGDSLDSVEALIKKHEDFDKAINVQEEKIAALQSFADQLVGADHYAKPEIFNRRNEVLDRWRRLKAQMIEKRSKLGESQTLQQFSRDVDEIEAWISEKLQTATDESYKDPTNIQSKHQKHQAFEAELHANADRIRGVIDTGNALIHRGACSGSEDAVQSRLGALDEQWQFLVNKSAEKSQKLKEANKQQNFNTGIKDFDFWLSEVEALLASEDYGKDLASVNNLLKKHQLLEADISAHEDRLKDLNGQADSLTASTAFDPTQVKDKRDAVNGRFAKIKSMATGRRAKLNESHRLHQFFRDLDDEESWIKEKKLLVSSEDYGRDLTGVQNLRKKHKRLEAELGAHEPAIQSVQDTGKKLSDDNTIGQDEIEQRLAQFEEHWMELKDLAAARGQRLEESLEYQQFVANVEEEEAWINEKLNLVGSEDYGDTLAAVQGLLKKHEAFETDFSVHRDRVNDVCSNGDELIKKNNHHVDSISAKMASLRGKVSELERAAAMRKAKLDENSAFLQFNWKADVVESWIGEKENSLKTDDYGRDLSSVQTLLTKQETFDAGLQAFQQEGITNITALKDQLLAAKHVQSKAIEARHAALMKRWNQLLDNSQARKKKLLEAQEHFRKVEDLFLTFAKKASAFNSWFENAEEDLTDPVRCNSLEEIRALRDAHEAFRSSLSSAQADFNQLAELDRQIKSYQVVSNPYTWFTMEALEETWRNLQKIIKERELELQKEQRRQEENDKLRQEFAQHANAFHQWLQETRTYLLDGSCMVEESGTLESQLEATKRKHQEIRAMRSQLKKIEDLGAAMEEALILDNKYTEHSTVGLAQQWDQLDQLGMRMQHNLEQQIQARNTTGVTEDALKEFSMMFKHFDKEKSGRLNHQEFKSCLRSLGYDLPMVEEGEPDPEFESILDTVDPNRDGNVSLQEYMAFMISRETENVKSSEEIESAFRALSVDAKPYVTKEELYQNLSKEQADYCISHMKPYLDSKGREMPSAFDFVEFTRSLFVN; encoded by the exons ATGGCCACCACCTCTCCTCAG AGAATGGATACCAGTGGGGTGAAAGTGCTGGAGTCTGCTGATGACATCCAGGAGCGCCGGCAGCAGGTGTTGGACCGCTACCGGCGCTTCAAGGAGCTTTCGGGTGTGCGACGGCAGAAGCTGGAGGACTCGTACCGCTTCCAGTTCTTCCGCCGCGATGCTGACGAGCTGGAGAAGTGGATCCAGGAGAAGCTGCAGATCGCCTCTGATGAGAACTACAAGGACCCTACCAACCTCCAG GGCAAGCTCCAGAAACATCAGGCCTTCGAGGCGGAGGTGCAGGCCAATGCTGGAGCCATCATTAAGCTAGACGAGACTGGCAACCTTATGATCTCCGAAGGCCACTTTGCCTCCGAAACCATCCGC ACTCGTCTGGAGGAGCTTCACCGTCTTTGGGACCTGCTGCTGCAGAAGACCAAGGAGAAGGGTGTCCGTCTGCTGCAGGCCCAGAAGCTGGTGCAGTACCTGCGCGAGTGTGAGGATGCCCTGGACTGGATCAGTGACAAG GAGGCCATGGCCACCTCGGAGGAGCTGGGCCAGGACCTGGAGCACGTAGAGGTGCTCCAGAAGAAGTTTGAGGAGTTCCAGACGGACCTGGCAGCCCACGAGGAGCGTGTGAACGAGGTGAACCAGCTGGCGGGCAAGTTGAGCCAGGAGTCCCACCCCGAGGCGGAGCTCATCGTTCGCAAGCAGGAGGAGGTGAACGCCGCCTGGCAGAGGCTCAAGGGCCTGGCGCAGCAGAGGCAGGGCAGGCTGTTCGGAGCCGCCGAGGTGCAGAGATTTAACAG GGATGTGGACGAGACCATTAGCTGGATCAAGGAGAAGGAGCAGCTCATGGCATCCGATGACTTTGGCCGGGACCTGGCCAGCGTTCAGGCTCTGCTGCGCAAGCATGAGGgcctggagagagacctggctgcCCTCGAGGACAAGGTCAACACTCTGGGCGGAGAGGCTGAACGTCTGCAGCAGACACACCCCCAGAACGCCTCCCAGATCCACCTGAAGAGGGATGAGCTCATCACCAACTGGGAGCAGATCCGCACGCTGGCCGCCGAGCGCCACGCCCGCCTCAACGACTCCTACAG GCTGCAGCGCTACACTTCAGACTTCCGTGACCTGACCAGCTGGGTGACGGAGATGAAGGCCCTGATCAATGCTGATGAGCTGGCCAACGACGTGGCTGGAGCTGAGGCTCTCCTCGACCGCCACCAGGAACACAAG GGTGAGATTGACGCCCATGAGGACAGCTTCAAAGCCACGGACGAGGCCGGCCAGGCTCTGCTCAACACTGGACACTACGCCTCAGAGGAGGTCAAGGAGAAG ctgggtgTACTGACTGAGGAGAAGGAGTCTCTGCTGGAGCTGTGGGAGGTGCGCAGGCAGCAGTACGAGCAGTGCATGGACCTGCAACTCTTCTACAGGGACACGGAGCAGGTCGACAACTGGATGAGCAAGCAAGAG GCGTTCCTTCTGAACGAGGATCTTGGTGACTCTCTGGACAGCGTGGAGGCCCTGCTGAAGAAACACGAGGACTTTGAGAAGTCCCTCAGCGCCCAGGAGGAGAAGATCACT GCCCTGGATGAATTTGCCACCAAACTGATCCAGAACAACCACTACGCCAAGGAGGATGTGGCCACTCGTAGAGATGCT CTGCTGAGCCGCCGTAACGCCCTGCATGAGCGTGCCCAGTCCCGCCGCGCCGCCCTGGAGGACTCCTTCCACTTGCAGCAGTTCTCCCGCGACTCGGACGAGCTCAAGAGCTGGATCAATGAGAAGATGAAGACGGCCACCGACGAAGCCTACAAG GATCCGTCCAACTTGCAGGGCAAGGTCCAGAAGCACCAGGCCTTCGAGGCGGAGCTGTCAGCCAACCAGAGCCGCATCGACGCGCTGCAGAAGTCTGGACAGGAGCTCCTGGACGGAAAGCACTACGCCACGGACGAAGTGTCGGTCCGCATGGACGAGGTCAGCTCCCAGTGGAAGAAGCTGCTGGAGGCCACTGAGCTCAAAG gCATCAAGCTGCGTGAGGCTAACCAGCAGCAGCAGTTCAACAGGAATGTGGAGGACATTGAGCTGTGGCTTTACGAGGTGGAGGGCCACCTGGCCTCCGATGACTACGGCAAGGACCTGACCAGCGTCCagaacctgcagaagaaacatgCCCTGCTGGAGGCCGATGTGGCCGCACACCAG gaCCGCATTGACGGCATCACCATCCAGGCGCGTCAGTTCCAGGAGGCGGGCCACTTTGACGCTGACAACATCAAGCGCAAGCAGGAGGCCCTGATGGCGCGCTACGACGCCCTTCGCGACCCTATGGCTGCTCGCAAGCAGAAGCTATCAGACTCGCTGCGGCTGCAGCAGCTCTTCAGAGATGTGGAGGACGAGGAGACCTGGATCCGGGAGAAGGAGCCCATCGCCGCCTCCACCAACCGGGGCAAAGACTTGATTGGCGTTCAGAACTTGCTGAAGAAGCACCAGGCCCTGCAAGCGGAGATCGCCGGCCACGAACCCCGCATCAAGGCTGTCACCCAAAAGGGAGAGGCCATGGTGGAGGAAG GTCACTTTGCCGGAGAGGAGGTGAAGGTGAAGCTGGAGGAGCTGAACGGCCGCTGGGACACCCTGAAGGGCAAGGCCGGGCAGCGCAGGCAGGACCTGGAGGATTCGCTGCAGGCCCAGCAGTACTTTGCCGACGCCAACGAGGCAGAGTCCTGGATGAGGGAGAAGGAGCCCATTGTGAGCAGCCCCGACTACGGCAAGGACGAGGACTCTGCTGAG GCCCTGCTGAAGAAGCACGAAGCCCTGATGTCTGACCTGAGTGCCTATGGAAGCAGCATCCAGGCTCTGAAGGAGCAGGCCCAAACCTGTAGG CAACAAGTGGCTCCCACCGATGATGAGACGGGTAAAGAGCTGGTGCTGGCCCTCTATGACTACCAGGAGAAGAGCCCCCGCGAGGTCACCATGAAGAAGGGAGACATCCTCACCCTGCTCAACAGCACtaacaag GACTGGTGGAAGGTGGAGGTGAACGACCGCCAGGGTTTTGTTCCGGCAGCCTACGTCAAGAAGCTGGATCCCACCCAGTCCTCTTCCAGAGAGAACCTGCTGGATGAGCAGGGCAGCATCGGCCTGCGCCAGGATCAGATTGAGAACCA GCCGTTGGCCAAGGAGGCGTGCAGTGTGTCTGTACGCATGAAGCAGGTGGAAGAACT GTACGGAACTCTCCAGGAGCTGGGCGAGAAGCGCAAGGACATGCTGGAGAAGAGCTGCAAGAAGTTCATGCTGTTCCGCGAAGCCAACGAACTACAGCAGTGGATTAACGAGAAGGAGGGAGCCCTCACCAATGAGGAGGTGGGCTCCGACCTGGAGCAGGTGGAGGTGCTGCAGAAGAAGTTTGACGACTTCCAGAAG GACCTGAAGGCCAATGAGTCTCGTCTGAGGGACATCAACAAGGTGGCGTCTGAGCTGGAGTCTGAGGGCCTGATGGCCGAGGAGGCAACCATGGTCCAAGCTCAG gaaCAAGTGATGCTGGGATCTGCTCCTGGCCAG GATGAGGCTGATAACAAGAATGCCTCTCCATGGAAG AATGTACGCTTGGCTGTTCAAACGACGGCTAACTTTAATACTATCAAG GAGCTGAACAACCGCTGGAGATCCCTGCAGCAGCTGGCCGAGGAGAGGAGCAACATGCTGGGCAGTGCCCACGAAGTGCAGAGGttccacag GGATGCGGATGAGACCAAGGAGTGGATCGAGGAGAAGAACCAAGCGCTGAACACAGACAACTATGGCCACGACCTGGCCAGCGTTCAGGCCCTTCAGCGCAAACACGAGGGCTTTGAGAGAGACCTGGCCGCCCTGGGAGATAAG GTGAACTCCCTGGGGGAGACAGCGGAGCGTCTGATCCAGTCCCACCCGGAGGCGGTGGACGACATCCAGGAGAAGTGCACAGAGCTCAATACGGCCTGGAGCAGCCTGGTGGGGCGCGCCGACCAGCGAAAGGATAAGCTAGGCAACTCCCACGACCTGCAGCGCTTCCTCTCCGACTTCAGGGACCTCATGTCCTGGATCAACGGCATCCGAGGCCTGGTGTCCTCagaagagctggccaaggacgtgaCCGGGGCTGAGGCCCTGCTAGAGAGACACCAG GAGCACCGTACTGAGATCGACGCCCGTGCGGGCACCTTCCAGGCCTTTGAGCAGTTTGGCCAGCAGCTGTTGGCGCGCGGCCACTACGCCAGCCCTGAGATCCAGCAGAAGCTGGAGGCCTTGGACCACGAGAGGGCAGACCTGGAGAAGGCCTGGGTGCAGAGACGAATGATGCTCGACCAGTGCCTGGAGCTCCAG cTGTTCAACCGTGACTGTGAACAGGCTGAGAACTGGATGGCGGCTCGCGAGGCCTTCCTGGCCAGCGACGACAAGGGTGACTCCCTGGACAGCGTGGAGGCTCTCATCAAGAAACACGAGGACTTTGACAAGGCCATCAACGTGCAGGAGGAGAAGATCGCTGCTCTGCAGTCCTTTGCAGACCAGCTGGTTGGCGCGGATCATTATGCCAAACCAGAGATATTCAACCGTCGCAATGAAGTCCTGGACAG GTGGCGCCGTCTGAAGGCTCAGATGATTGAGAAGCGCTCCAAGCTGGGCGAGTCCCAGACGCTGCAGCAGTTCAGCCGCGACGTGGACGAGATAGAGGCCTGGATCAGCGAGAAGCTGCAGACAGCTACAGATGAGTCCTATAAGGACCCCACCAACATCCAG AGTAAGCACCAGAAGCACCAGGCCTTCGAGGCGGAGTTGCATGCCAACGCAGACCGCATCCGTGGGGTTATCGACACTGGCAACGCCCTCATCCATAGAGGGGCCTGCTCCGGCAGTGAGGATGCGGTTCAG TCGCGTCTGGGTGCTCTGGACGAGCAGTGGCAGTTCCTGGTGAACAAGTCGGCAGAGAAGAGCCAGAAGCTGAAAGAAGCCAACAAGCAGCAGAACTTCAACACTGGCATCAAGGACTTTGACTTCTGGCTCTCTGag GTCGAGGCCCTTCTTGCCTCTGAGGATTATGGCAAAGACCTTGCCTCAGTCAACAACCTGCTGAAGAAACACCAGCTTCTGGAAGCCGACATCTCTGCTCATGAG GATCGTCTGAAGGACCTGAACGGCCAGGCTGACAGCCTGACGGCCAGCACGGCCTTCGACCCCACCCAAGTTAAGGACAAGCGCGACGCCGTCAATGGACGCTTCGCCAAGATCAAGAGCATGGCCACTGGCCGCCGTGCAAAGCTCAACGAGTCGCACCGCCTGCACCAGTTCTTCAGGGACCTGGACGACGAGGAGTCTTGGATCAA AGAAAAGAAATTGCTAGTGAGTTCGGAGGACTATGGacgtgatttgacaggagtgcagAATCTGAGGAAGAAACACAAGAGGCTGGAGGCTGAGTTGGGGGCCCATGAGCCGGCCATCCAGTCTGTGCAGGACACAGGGAAGAAGCTGTCTGATGACAACACCATCGGCCAGGATGAGATTGAGCAGAGGCTGGCCCAGTTTGAGGAGCACTGGATGGAGCTGAAGGACCTGGCTGCAGCCAG GGGACAGAGGCTGGAGGAGTCGCTGGAATACCAGCAGTTTGTTGCGAATGTTGAAGAGGAGGAAGCCTGGATTAACGAGAAGCTGAACCTGGTGGGAAGTGAAGACTACGGGGATACCCTGGCTGCTGTGCAGGGCCTGTTGAAGAAGCATGAGGCGTTTGAGACTGACTTCTCCGTGCACAGGGACAGAGTGAATGACGTGTGTTCCAACGGAGACGAGCTCATTAAGAAG AACAACCACCACGTGGACAGCATCTCAGCCAAGATGGCGTCCCTGCGGGGCAAGGTGTCTGAGCTGGAGAGGGCCGCTGCAATGAGAAAAGCGAAGCTGGATGAGAACTCTGCCTTCTTGCAGTTCAACTGGAAGGCTGACGTGGTGGAGTCCTGGATCG GTGAGAAGGAGAACAGCCTGAAGACTGATGACTACGGACGAGATCTCTCATCTGTGCAGACCTTGCTCACTAAGCAG GAGACGTTTGACGCAGGGCTGCAGGCCTTCCAGCAGGAGGGTATCACCAACATCACGGCCCTCAAGGACCAGCTGCTGGCGGCCAAGCACGTCCAGTCCAAGGCCATCGAGGCGCGCCACGCTGCCCTCATGAAGCGCTGGAACCAGCTTCTCGACAACTCACAGGCCCGCAAGAAGAAACTGCTGGAGGCCCAGGAGCACTTCAGGAAG GTGGAAGACCTGTTCCTGACCTTTGCCAAGAAGGCGTCGGCCTTCAACAGCTGGTTTGAGAACGCTGAGGAGGACTTGACAGATCCGGTGCGCTGCAACTCGCTGGAGGAGATCCGGGCGCTGCGCGACGCCCACGAGGCCTTCCGCTCATCGCTGAGCTCGGCGCAGGCCGACTTCAACCAGCTGGCCGAGCTGGACCGGCAGATCAAGAGCTACCAGGTGGTGTCCAACCCCTACACCTGGTTCACTATGGAGGCCCTGGAAGAGACCTGGAGGAACCTgcagaagatcatcaag GAACGAGAGCTGGAGCTGCAGAAGGAgcagaggaggcaggaggagaatGACAAGCTGCGGCAGGAGTTTGCGCAGCACGCCAATGCATTCCACCAGTGGCTGCAGGAGACCAG GACATATCTTCTGGATGG GTCCTGCATGGTAGAAGAGTCCGGAACCTTGGAATCACAACTTGAGGCAACCAAG